Within Mongoliitalea daihaiensis, the genomic segment TGGAGTTTATCTTTAATGATAGGACCACCAAGGGAGAATCCGTATTGATTGATATTGAAATCATTGATCGGTCTACCGATGTAGTCTTCATCTGCGGTGAGGCGCTGATTTCTGTTAAACAAAAATGCAGAACCTGTAAATTCATTGGTTCCTGATTTTGTCACCACGTTTATGGCTCCTCCGCCTTGTCTGCCTTCCCGTACATTGTATTCGTTGGTTGTGACTTCAAATTCACGAATAGCTTCCATGGAAACCGTGTATTGAGAGATCAAGCCCCCATTCATCATGAATCGTTGATTGCCTCCATCCAAGGTGATAGAAGTAGAGCTTTCTCTGGTACCGCCGATCGCAAGAGATCCACCGGGAGCAGTGGTAGGGGCGAGGTTGGCCAAGTCTTGGAAACTTCTGCCGTTGGTAGGCATGTTTTTCATCTCTGCAATGCCCAAGCGGGTCGCTCCACCAATTGGGGAAACTCTGTTGGGAGCATAATCTGAAGCAGTAACAGTGATCATTTCCAGTTGTCCTTCCCCATCCCGTAACTCAAAGTCCACACGTACTTGGTCACCTAGATTTAAGAAATATCCTGATTTACTTACTTGGCCTTCTCCTACAAAGGAAGCAGTTAGGATGTACGGTCCACCCAAGGGAAGCTGACTGAGTTGGAATCTTCCTTCCAAGTTGGTTACTGTTCCGGTAACGAAGCCTGTGGATTCATTTTTGATCTGTAGGTTCGCACCTGGCAGGGTTTCTCCTGCGGCATTTCTCACACTTCCAAAGAAAGAAGCGGAGGCGTTTTGTGCAAAGGCTTCCAAGCCGTAGATGCTTAGAAAGCCAATCAATGTGAGTAGTACTAGTTTTTTCATAGAAGGTGTGAATTAGATTCACGAAACTAGTACGCGAGTAGAAGCCGTATTTGTCGGTATACGACATTATCTCCAACTTAATGAATTCTTAATTTTAAGGTAAAATTGAGTCTGATGCCTCCTGCGATGAGTCAGAAGCATTTTTGAACCATTCAGCATACTTGGGATAATTTCCAGCAGTGCGCTCAATGACAGCAAGCATTTCAGGTCCTGTGGCTTTTACTTTCTTTGCTGGTGTACCGGCATAGATGCTGTTGGATTCAACCACTGTGCCAGCCAATACAACTGCTCCTGCTGCAATGACCGCTCCGGAGTGAATGACTGCTTTATCCATCACAATAGCCCCCATACCTATCAAAACATTGTCATGAATTGTGCATCCATGTACCACGGCATTGTGGGCAATCGATACTTTATTGCCGATAATCGTACCAGACTGCTGATATGTGCCATGAATGACCACTCCATCCTGTATATTGGTATCGTCACCGATGCGGATTTCATGCACATCCCCTCTGATGACAGCATTGAACCAAACAGTACAATTTTTGCCCATGATGACATCTCCTACAATGGTAGCGTTCGGGGCAAACCAACAATTTTCTGCCCACATGGGGTGTTTTCCTCTTACTTCCAGGATATGTGCCATAGTTTTTAGCTTTAGGTGCTTGAATATTTGGAATCAAAAATAATTTTTTTCGTCTGAAATGAACTTTTTTGCTTCAATTTAGTTTTCATGTCTATACATTAATTAAGAAACCAACTTATCTCAATAATTATGAAATTTATTCAAAGAACAGGTTTATTTGCAGCCGCAGCTTTATTGGCTTTTGCTTGTGGAAAGCCAGGTGACACTGTTGAAACTTCAGATGCTCAGGATGTAGCTGCTGGTTCAGGTCTTACCTTAGCTATCAGCCCAGAGACCTCATCTGTTAACTGGACTGGTTACAAGCCTACCGGTAAGCATTACGGAATCATCCCAGTAACAGCTGGAGAGGTAATGGTAGAAGGCACTAACCTAACTGGTGCTCGTTTTGCATTTGATATCACAGGTTTGAGAATCGATGATATCCCTGCTGACAACGAGAATTATGGTAAATTATGGGGTCATCTTCAGTCCGCTGATTTCTTCGATGCTGCTAACTTCCCAGAAGCTGTATTTGAAATGACAGGTGTAGAGCCTTTTTCTGCTGGTTCTATCGAAGACAAAGAGGAATTTGCAACTGATAACACGCCTGCATCAGATTCAGAATTGGCTGGTAACCCAACTCACTGGATTTCTGGTAACCTAACTATGAGAGGTACTACTAAAAACATTAAATTCCCAGCAACTGTATCCATCGTAGATGGTGCTGTAACTGCAAAAGCAGGATTCAATATTGACAGAACTGCTTGGGGATTGGCTTATGGTGACGAGAGCACTGCTGTAGATAAAGCAAAAGATCAATTTATCTATAACACAGTCAGTGTTGGATTCGAAATCAAGGCAAACTAAGATAATTTCATAGATTGTTTGTTTGGTAAAAAGGAAGCCTTAGGGTTTCCTTTTTTTGTATCCTTATATTTGCATGATGTTTCAAATAGAATTACCTGAATCTGAATTACAAGAATTTTTTTTCCAAGCTATTGCTTGGTGTACAGAAAACTACCCATACGTTGCTGGTTTTGATGGAAATTCTGTTAATTATCCTCAAGGCACATTTCCCAAAGCAATCTATGCAGGATCTAATGTTTCATCTCTAGAGGAACTATCAGATGATTATAAAAAGAAGGTTGGTATAATTTCCTATGACCTCAAAAATCAATTAGAAAAACTTTCAAGCTCAAGAACTCCTTTGGTAGAAGTTCCTGATACCCTTTTTTTTGAAGTAAGTTTTTCGCTGATTTTTAATGAAACCGCCATTTCTATGGATGTTCTCCATGCAAATGAAGTGTATGAAAAAATCAGGCAATCTGTACTCCTGACTAAACCTAATCCTAAGGTAAGTATTCAACCCTTGACTTCCAGAGAAAAATATATTGAAAATGTCCATGCAATTAGACAGCATATTGAAGAGGGCGATATGTATGAGTTGAATTACTGTCTTGCTTATACATTTGTGGAGAATACATGGAATCCTATTTTAGCATTCAAAGAATTAATGCATGTTTCACCTATGCCTTTCTCTGTTTTTTTCAAAGCAAAGCATCAGTATTTACTTGGAGCATCTCCTGAGCGATTTTTAAAGAAAGAAGGGGATGCATTGATCGCCCAACCCATTAAAGGAACCATTAGAAGGGGAAAAACATGGGAAGAAGACAGTAATTTGGCATCTTTATTACTTAATTCAGAAAAAGAGCGTGCCGAAAACTTGATGATTGTGGATCTGATGCGTAATGATCTGTCTAAAATCTCTAAAGTCGGTTCAGTAAAAGTAGAGGAGCTTTTTGGTGTTTATCCTTTTCCAAGAGTTCATCAAATGATTTCGACGGTTACCTCAACAATTAAGGATAATGTTAGTATTGCCGATATTTTTCAAGCAACATTCCCTATGGGAAGTATGACTGGTGCACCAAAAATAAAATGCATGGAGTTAATCGATCGCTATGAGGATTTCCGAAGAGGATGGTTTTCAGGATCTGTAGGGATTTTTCAACCAAACGGTGACTTTGATTTGAATGTAATCATTCGTAGCATCATCTATGACCAAGCCACGGGCAAAGGTTACTTCGCCGTGGGTTCCGCCATTACCTATGACGCCGATCCGGCGTATGAATATGAAGAGTGTCAGTTGAAGGCCTCGGCTATTCGGCAGATATTGGAGTGAGCAGTGTACAGTGAGCAATTGGCAGTGAACAGTGAGATAAATTAAGAATGAGGAATGATCTAAGAATCAAGAATCAAGAAAAGCTCGCAGAATACACGGAAAACGCAGCAAAATTAGCCTTGAAAAATTTGTACCTAAAGAGAGAAATTAATAATCAACCAAATAACTCCATCAATTGCCCCTGGTGTTAACCCACTCATTAATTGTTATTGCGTGAAAATCAGATGCTTTTCAAGGGAGTTCACCTATCAGTTGCCGTGGATTTTAATCCTCGGTATTGGAGTCTATTTCACGAAGGGGATTGCAAATCCCCCTTGATCTACTGGCCGAGAGAGTACATCTAGCATATCATCGTTCTTGGCACTACATATTATGAACTAATAACATGAGCTGCTTGCGTGACTTTTTCTATTTTGAATTTACGTACGCCTGCTGGTAAAGGCCACTCGATTTCCTGACCTTCCTGAAAACCAATTAAGGCGACACCTAAAGGTGATAAGATAGAAAGCTTGTTTTCAGCCAAATTGGCGTTTTTTGGAAAAGTAAGCATGAATTGCAATCTTTTTCCACTCTCAGCTGCGACGGGCGAGCTTCTCGAAATTTGCAATTTCGGGAAACAGATAGTGTGGGATTTGCAATCCCACTAAGTGATTTGTATTTTAACTCAATTTTAAAAGTGTGATTTATTAATTGAAGTTTATGGCATCACCATTCACGGTTAAGGATCAAAATGCCTTACATTTTGTAACATTTACAGTTCATCAATGGGCTGATGTTTTTACGAGGGAATTGTATGTTGATTTGTTGATAGATAGCATAAATTACTGTCAACGAAATAAAGGATTAAAAGTATATGCATGGGTGATCATGTCAAATCATTGCCATTTCATACTAAGTTCTGATAAAACTCCCTTGAGTGATATAATTAGAGATTTTAAGAAATTTTCAGCAAAAGCTATTTATAAAGCGATTCAAGAAAACCTGCAAGAGAGTAGAAAAAGTTGGCTTCTTTGGTTGCTAAGGAAAGATGAAAAAATCTGGTTTTGGGAGGCAGGCTACCATGGTGAAGAAATTTATACTGAAGATTTTTTGAAGACTAAAATTAAGTACATTCATCACAATCCAGTTCGAGCGAAGATAGTTGAAAGCGAAGAGGAGTATTTGAACAGCAGCTGTGGAGAGTTTTATGGTTTAAGAAAAAGTAAAATCAGATTAGAGCCGATTTGATGTTAGGATATTATGAAATTTTAGGGGATTGCAAATCCCCCTTTATCTCCCGACCGAGATTGCAAATCTCGGTCAGCATCGACAGCCGTGCTCCGTGCTTCTCGAAATTTGCAATTTCGGGAAACAGATAGTGTGGGATTTGCAATCCCACTAGGTGAATTGTATTAAAAAAACTTTTTCGATGGTTTTTACTCATTCCCACACGGCTTCATCATTCATCTTTAAGGATCAAGTAATTGAAGAGAATTTTATTGTAAAAGTAAGTGTGGCACCAATTTGAGGCATTGGAGTCTATTTCACGAAGGGGATTGCAAATCCCCCTTGATCTACTGGCCGAGAGAGTACATCTAGCATATCATCGTGCTTGGCACTACATATTATGAACTAATAACATGAGCTGCTTGCGTGACTTTTTCTATTTTGAATTTACGTACGCCTGCTGGTAAAGGCCACTCGATTTCCTGACCTTCCTGAAAACCAATTAAGGCGACACCTAAAGGTGATAAGATGGAAAGCTTGTTTTCAGCCAAATTGGCGTTTTTTGGAAAAGTAAGCATGAATTGCAATCTTTTTCCACTCGCGATGTCGATAATTTC encodes:
- a CDS encoding YceI family protein, whose product is MKFIQRTGLFAAAALLAFACGKPGDTVETSDAQDVAAGSGLTLAISPETSSVNWTGYKPTGKHYGIIPVTAGEVMVEGTNLTGARFAFDITGLRIDDIPADNENYGKLWGHLQSADFFDAANFPEAVFEMTGVEPFSAGSIEDKEEFATDNTPASDSELAGNPTHWISGNLTMRGTTKNIKFPATVSIVDGAVTAKAGFNIDRTAWGLAYGDESTAVDKAKDQFIYNTVSVGFEIKAN
- a CDS encoding GreA/GreB family elongation factor, whose amino-acid sequence is MQISRSSPVAAESGKRLQFMLTFPKNANLAENKLSILSPLGVALIGFQEGQEIEWPLPAGVRKFKIEKVTQAAHVISS
- a CDS encoding gamma carbonic anhydrase family protein, which produces MAHILEVRGKHPMWAENCWFAPNATIVGDVIMGKNCTVWFNAVIRGDVHEIRIGDDTNIQDGVVIHGTYQQSGTIIGNKVSIAHNAVVHGCTIHDNVLIGMGAIVMDKAVIHSGAVIAAGAVVLAGTVVESNSIYAGTPAKKVKATGPEMLAVIERTAGNYPKYAEWFKNASDSSQEASDSILP
- a CDS encoding REP-associated tyrosine transposase translates to MASPFTVKDQNALHFVTFTVHQWADVFTRELYVDLLIDSINYCQRNKGLKVYAWVIMSNHCHFILSSDKTPLSDIIRDFKKFSAKAIYKAIQENLQESRKSWLLWLLRKDEKIWFWEAGYHGEEIYTEDFLKTKIKYIHHNPVRAKIVESEEEYLNSSCGEFYGLRKSKIRLEPI
- a CDS encoding GreA/GreB family elongation factor, with translation MVPIIKKSDEKALLTLMENIPSSQRTKELGILQSELRRAKILTDKKISDKVIQLDSSFEIIDIASGKRLQFMLTFPKNANLAENKLSILSPLGVALIGFQEGQEIEWPLPAGVRKFKIEKVTQAAHVISS
- a CDS encoding anthranilate synthase component I family protein — protein: MMFQIELPESELQEFFFQAIAWCTENYPYVAGFDGNSVNYPQGTFPKAIYAGSNVSSLEELSDDYKKKVGIISYDLKNQLEKLSSSRTPLVEVPDTLFFEVSFSLIFNETAISMDVLHANEVYEKIRQSVLLTKPNPKVSIQPLTSREKYIENVHAIRQHIEEGDMYELNYCLAYTFVENTWNPILAFKELMHVSPMPFSVFFKAKHQYLLGASPERFLKKEGDALIAQPIKGTIRRGKTWEEDSNLASLLLNSEKERAENLMIVDLMRNDLSKISKVGSVKVEELFGVYPFPRVHQMISTVTSTIKDNVSIADIFQATFPMGSMTGAPKIKCMELIDRYEDFRRGWFSGSVGIFQPNGDFDLNVIIRSIIYDQATGKGYFAVGSAITYDADPAYEYEECQLKASAIRQILE